A genomic segment from Asterias amurensis chromosome 6, ASM3211899v1 encodes:
- the LOC139939078 gene encoding uncharacterized protein, translated as MFLFCRLLTVLQSQSRAPKTQVLYLGSLLRFCDFLNGSVGIARRYGISNRAIAEASAACRDYSKSLARKVAEHEQQIKATIGDVILDREDVAKFILNIKNEAERVTNILEHNHATWNHVILLRNILMALLFLQGAPRSGVVSNMTVGEFLGSKEVLDGNLEIHKIVTVSHHKTRGTYGPQLVPLDKPLQRWMQIYYELGRPLTPALNGTQEEDPFFVGIGGLAVKKVAQELQRLWDRHDFTGKINPNIIRKTVATLNQGSNLQPSEKTGVSRLMGHLETTQKKYYTANQAPVEAIKYKRTIHQLLYENTPGGSANDSDPEQTKKLRKFSSKLFSHEQDITLLEEVNRLRALEEAKPGKSRNLKDLVRQMMSETPGLSIYTLIQVYDHMRRLVNCQES; from the exons atgtttttattttgcagaCTGTTGACAGTTCTGCAAAGTCAATCCAGAGCCCCAAAGACCCAAGTCCTATACTTAGGGTCTTTGCTCCGCTTCTGCGACTTTCTCAATGGCTCTGTCGGAATTGCCAGAAGATATGGCATTTCCAACAGAGCCATTGCTGAGGCATCGGCGGCTTGCAGGGACTACTCTAAGAGCCTTGCCCGGAAAGTCGCAGAACATGAACAACAAATTAAGGCGACTATTGGAG aTGTCATCCTGGACCGCGAAGATGTGGCCAAGTTCATTTTGAATATCAAGAATGAAGCTGAAAGGGTTACAA ACATTCTTGAACATAATCATGCTACATGGAACCACGTAATTTTGCTGCGAAACATCTTGATGGCACTTCTTTTCTTGCAAGGTGCTCCGAGATCGGGAGTGGTATCAAATATGACAGTGGGGGAGTTTCTTGGTAGCAAGGAAGTCCTTGATGGAAACTTAGAAATTCATAAAATTGTGACG GTAAGCCATCACAAGACAAGAGGTACTTATGGACCTCAGCTAGTGCCGCTTGATAAACCTCTCCAGAGGTGGATGCAGATTTATTATGAACTTGGCCGCCCACTCACTCCCGCTTTGAATGGAACTCAAGAGGAGGACCCTTTTTTCGTTGGGATTGGTGGTCTGGCGGTTAAGAAGGTTGCACAGGAACTGCAAAG gcTTTGGGACAGGCATGACTTCACAGGGAAAATTAATCCCAACATCATTCGGAAGACAGTTGCTACTCTT aATCAAGGTTCAAATTTACAACCATCAGAAAAGACCGGGGTCAGTCGACTTATGGGGCACTTAGAAACCACCCAAAAGAAGTACTACACAGCCAATCAAGCCCCAGTGGAAGCAATCAAGTATAAGAGAACCATTCATCAGTTGTTATATGAG AACACTCCAGGTGGATCGGCAAATGACTCAGACCCAGAGCAG ACGAAGAAATTACGCAAGTTCTCAAGTAAATTGTTTAGCCATGAACAAGACATCACTTTGTTGGAAGAAGTCAACAGACTTCGTGCCTTGGAGGAAGCAAAACCTGGGAAAAGTCGAAACCTAAAGGATTTG GTCAGACAAATGATGTCTGAAACGCCTGGTCTGAGTATCTACACACTTATTCAAGTATACGACCACATGCGGAGGTTGGTCAACTGTCAAGAATCATGA
- the LOC139939123 gene encoding uncharacterized protein yields MKLEDFQKRSSAAIVNGDCVMTDLERHLCKMFKVIEIVGKRGRTVPVLLGTDVMAWLKALVANRNAAGVAQDNIFLFARSCYGGSGHIRGSDCLRAYANQAGLENADSMRSTKLRKHVATVSQILALNEHQLETLADFMGHDLRVHREYYRLPDTVQRVTKLSRLFLSLERGNLVSQHGKSLEELHVTGEGFSSDEDSSDSGDSCDPALEDSVDDRRPPTQTDPAPKDRQVKRRQFKRRPWTAQEKKDVTEGLQRFFLLKKIPGKRDIESSCPVALQTRTWRNIKDFCRNTMTLQQI; encoded by the exons ATGAAACTTGAAGATTTTCAGAAGCGAAGTAGTGCAGCCATTGTGAATGGTGATTGCGTGATGACTGATCTTGAACGGCACCTCTGTAAAATGTTCAAAGTCATTGAAATAGTTGGTAAGAGGGGCAGAACTGTTCCTGTGCTTCTTGGTACTGATGTGATGGCGTGGTTGAAGGCTCTGGTCGCAAATAGAAATGCAGCTGGAGTGGCACAAGACAATATATTCTTATTCGCACGAAGTTGTTACGGAGGCTCAGGTCATATACGAGGAAGCGACTGTCTACGAGCATATGCAAATCAGGCGGGCCTTGAGAATGCTGATAGCATGCGGTCTACAAAGCTTCGTAAACATGTAGCGACTGTTTCGCAAATTCTGGCCTTGAATGAACATCAGCTTGAAACACTTGCAGACTTCATGGGTCATGATTTGCGGGTCCATCGTGAGTACTACCGGTTGCCAGACACTGTCCAGAGGGTTACCAAACTGTCTAGACTCTTCCTCAGCTTGGAGAGAGGCAACTTGGTTTCGCAACATGGCAAATCTTTGGAGGAGTTGCATGTTACTGGAG aaggcTTCAGCAGCGATGAGGACAGCAGTGATTCAGGTGACTCGTGTGACCCAGCTTTGGAGGACAGTGTTGATGACA GAAGGCCACCAACCCAAACGGATCCAGCTCCAAAAGATCGACAAGTCAAGCGTCGACAATTCAAGCGACGCCCCTGGACTGCCCAGGAAAAGAAAGACGTCACCGAGGGCTTGCAGAGATTCTTTTTGCTGAAGAAGATTCCAGGGAAACGTGACATTGAATCGTCCTGTCCTGTGGCATTGCAGACCAGAACTTGGAGAAACATTAAGGACTTTTGTAGAAACACGATGAcacttcaacaaatttaa
- the LOC139939122 gene encoding uncharacterized protein — MALWPPNSSWYPAVITSITKGKSLIKYCVRYTDDGITRSLFEHQLAHQTSGFQSDTSRCVNPNTNCRDDDDPQAIFQSDPSRSVNPNTSSWDDDDPQAIFQSDPSSCVNPNTSACDDDDPQAMLETGELHQSNEAVGCETNDSSEKCAVTVMQTDNVGRQRKWDKKHYCFYCDEPQAKLPRHLQSRHKEEREVVEIASETDVSARKKLLLYIRNIGNHRHNCQVLREGKGVLIIVYRPNHEASPHAYGPCIHCYGYYVRLDLWRHQCPLKPALPAQTDGSSRRGRVRGRVANKSDLLKPPPAGVSFQLNKVLSSMRRDNVGLIVKNDSLILEVAKREYLRLGHDVTQHGYIRNKLRELGRLVIQLRQNTHQPNASLEVFVHPRHLNDIVKAVHDVAGFSEGKQMYHVPSLALKIGHSIKRCALILQASALEFNLRQKAEQAEQFRQLCEIKIPLANYPKLTGYSNIFFRHERALFKKNIKKIFFFCQ; from the exons ATGGCACTGTGGCCTCCAAACTCGTCATGGTATCCAGCTGTAATCACCTCCATAACCAAag GGAAGTCACTAATCAAGTACTGCGTGCGTTACACTGATGATGGCATCACACGCTCCTTATTTGAGCACCAG CTGGCCCATCAAACATCAGGTTTTCAGTCTGATACTTCAAGGtgtgtcaaccccaacaccaattgcagggatgacgatgacccacaagctatttttcagtctgatccttcaaggtctgtcaaccccaacaccagttcctgggatgacgatgacccacaagctatttttcagtctgatccttcaagttgtgtcaaccccaacaccagtGCCTGcgatgacgatgacccacaagctatgTTAGAAACTGGCGAGCTTCACCAAAGCAATGAAGCTGTAGGATGTGAAACAAATGATTCGAGTGAGAAGTGTGCCGTAACAGTCATGCAGACCGATAATGTCGGTAGACAAAGGAAATGggacaaaaaacactattgcTTTTACTGTGATGAGCCTCAGGCCAAGTTACCCCGTCATCTTCAGTCGCGTCACAAAGAGGAGAGGGAAGTTGTAGAGATAGCATCGGAGACCGACGTTAGTGCCCGCAAGAAACTTCTGTTATACATCCGCAATATTGGTAATCACAGACACAATTGCCAAGTCCTTAGAGAGGGAAAGGGTGTCCTTATTATAGTATACAGACCAAATCATGAGGCATCTCCACACGCATATGGACCATGCATACATTGTTATGGCTATTACGTGCGTCTTGATCTTTGGCGTCATCAGTGCCCACTTAAGCCTGCGCTCCCTGCACAGACTGATGGTAGCAGTAGGAGAGGTCGTGTTAGGGGGCGAGTAGCTAACAAGAGTGATTTGTTAAAACCACCCCCTGCTGGTGTATCTTTCCAGTTGAACAAGGTTCTTAGTTCTATGAGGAGAGACAATGTTGGTCTGATTGTCAAGAATGATTCTTTGATTCTGGAAGTTGCCAAACGTGAATACCTTAGACTTGGCCACGATGTTACCCAACATGGCTACATTCGGAACAAACTACGAGAACTTGGTCGTCTTGTTATACAACTGAGACAAAACACCCACCAACCAAATGCATCACTGGAAGTATTCGTGCATCCCCGCCATCTGAATGATATCGTCAAGGCTGTTCATGATGTCGCTGGCTTCAGTGAAGGAAAACAGATGTATCACGTTCCATCTCTAGCACTCAAGATTGGACATTCCATCAAGAGATGTGCACTCATACTGCAAGCAAGTGCTTTAGAGTTTAATCTTAGGCAAAAAGCGGAACAGGCCGAACAGTTTAGGCAGTTATGTGAAATAaagataccgctggccaactatccgaaattaaccggatactcgaatattttttttcgccacgagagggcgctatttaaaaaaaatattaaaaaaatattttttttttgccaatag
- the LOC139938132 gene encoding uncharacterized protein — translation MECIASTRTLESTIRPMAALERRQEMYEEGDSVMALWPPNSSWYPAVITSITKGKSLIKYCVRYTDDGITRSLFEHQLAHQTSGFQSDTSRCVNPNTNCRDDDDPQAIFQSDPSRSVNPNTSSWDDDDPQAIFQSDPSSCVNPNTSACDDDDPQAMLETGELHQSNEAVGCETNDSSEKCAVTVMQTDNVVDKGNGQKTLLLLL, via the exons ATGGAGTGCATTGCATCCACCAGGACCCTAGAGTCAACCATTCGACCCATGGCAGCTCTCGAGAGAAGACAAGAAATG TATGAAGAAGGGGACAGCGTCATGGCACTGTGGCCTCCAAACTCGTCATGGTATCCAGCTGTAATCACCTCCATAACCAAag GGAAGTCACTAATCAAGTACTGCGTGCGTTACACTGATGATGGCATCACACGCTCCTTATTTGAGCACCAG CTGGCCCATCAAACATCAGGTTTTCAGTCTGATACTTCAAGGtgtgtcaaccccaacaccaattgcagggatgacgatgacccacaagctatttttcagtctgatccttcaaggtctgtcaaccccaacaccagttcctgggatgacgatgacccacaagctatttttcagtctgatccttcaagttgtgtcaaccccaacaccagtGCCTGcgatgacgatgacccacaagctatgTTAGAAACTGGCGAGCTTCACCAAAGCAATGAAGCTGTAGGATGTGAAACAAATGATTCGAGTGAGAAGTGTGCCGTAACAGTCATGCAGACCGATAATGTCGTAGACAAAGGAAATggacaaaaaacactattgcTTTTACTGTGA